From a region of the Neobacillus niacini genome:
- a CDS encoding bifunctional precorrin-2 dehydrogenase/sirohydrochlorin ferrochelatase codes for MNYFPLLMNIDYKKVVIVGGGHVARQKVEALLPTKALVTVISPAVTQKLQHYIKEGLVTWKEKAFEPADLDDAALIFAVTNDEEVNNAVEEAAQHWQLLSRADAKGRVDFINPAVVRRGDFVLSVSTSGASPGLTRQVKTDLEEQFGVHYAQYVSFLKEARQRILQVFTGDVKKQLLAELLDPQLLQWIEQGEKQKCEAWLQQRIGEKR; via the coding sequence ATGAATTATTTCCCACTATTAATGAATATTGACTATAAAAAGGTTGTTATTGTTGGGGGCGGACATGTAGCTCGTCAAAAGGTAGAAGCGCTGCTGCCAACAAAAGCACTAGTGACAGTGATAAGCCCAGCGGTAACCCAAAAATTGCAGCACTACATCAAAGAAGGGCTTGTGACATGGAAAGAAAAAGCATTTGAACCTGCTGATTTAGATGATGCAGCACTGATTTTCGCCGTTACCAATGACGAAGAGGTAAATAATGCAGTGGAAGAAGCGGCACAGCATTGGCAATTACTCAGCCGTGCGGATGCAAAAGGACGTGTTGATTTCATCAATCCAGCTGTCGTTCGCCGTGGTGATTTCGTTTTGTCTGTATCGACGTCTGGAGCAAGTCCAGGTCTGACACGTCAAGTAAAGACGGATTTAGAAGAGCAATTTGGAGTACATTACGCGCAGTATGTTTCATTTTTAAAGGAAGCGCGTCAGCGAATTTTACAAGTATTTACGGGCGATGTGAAAAAACAGCTATTGGCAGAGCTCCTGGATCCACAGTTATTACAATGGATCGAGCAAGGTGAAAAACAAAAATGTGAAGCGTGGCTGCAGCAGCGTATAGGAGAAAAACGGTGA
- the cobA gene encoding uroporphyrinogen-III C-methyltransferase: MSGFVYIVGAGPGDPKLLTIRGLECIQQADVILYDRLVNVELLKHAKPDAELIYCGKEPGRHGLIQDEIHRVLVEQANLGKQVLRLKGGDPFVFGRGAEEAVILRQADISFEIVPGITAGIAAPAYAGIPVTHRDHASSFAIVTGHGRKEKEQDFLNWSALAQIDTVAFYMSIGNIAHITKSLITYGKSETTPVAVIEWGTTENQRTITGNLLTIAQDIQIHRISNPSMILVGEVVNVRDQIAWFIEKEHELC, encoded by the coding sequence GTGAGCGGATTTGTATATATTGTAGGAGCTGGTCCTGGTGACCCAAAACTATTGACGATTCGTGGATTAGAGTGCATTCAGCAAGCAGATGTGATTTTATATGACCGTCTGGTGAATGTTGAATTATTAAAACATGCGAAACCTGACGCCGAGCTGATTTATTGTGGAAAAGAACCCGGCAGGCATGGACTGATTCAAGATGAAATTCATCGTGTGCTAGTGGAGCAAGCCAATCTTGGCAAGCAGGTTCTCCGCTTAAAAGGCGGTGACCCATTTGTCTTTGGACGTGGTGCAGAAGAAGCCGTGATTTTACGGCAAGCCGATATTTCATTTGAAATCGTGCCTGGTATTACAGCGGGGATTGCGGCGCCTGCTTATGCAGGGATTCCTGTAACACATCGTGATCATGCTTCAAGCTTTGCGATCGTTACAGGTCATGGCCGAAAAGAAAAGGAGCAGGACTTTTTAAATTGGTCCGCGCTTGCTCAAATTGATACAGTGGCCTTTTATATGAGCATTGGCAATATCGCGCATATTACGAAAAGCTTAATAACCTATGGCAAAAGTGAAACAACCCCTGTTGCCGTTATTGAATGGGGCACAACTGAAAACCAACGAACGATTACAGGCAATCTCTTAACCATTGCACAAGATATTCAAATCCATCGTATTTCTAATCCATCGATGATTTTAGTTGGTGAGGTAGTTAATGTACGGGACCAAATTGCCTGGTTTATAGAAAAGGAGCATGAATTATGTTAG
- a CDS encoding cob(I)yrinic acid a,c-diamide adenosyltransferase — MARQGMLLVYTGEGKGKTTASLGVALRAIGRGMNVKYYQFIKSPERTYGEQIALGKLGVETVQLGIGFTWTKTPEEHREALAKAWRIVKEELNDETTDVLVLDELNNALAITRFPIDDVLPLQEVLAAIQNRPKTMHLVITGRSAHPSLLAIADLVSTIDATKHYYADQDVKAMKGLEF, encoded by the coding sequence ATGGCACGACAGGGGATGTTGTTAGTTTATACAGGTGAAGGCAAAGGAAAAACAACCGCTTCACTTGGTGTCGCATTACGCGCAATTGGCCGCGGCATGAATGTGAAATACTATCAATTTATTAAATCACCTGAACGTACATATGGTGAACAAATTGCCCTCGGAAAACTTGGTGTTGAAACAGTGCAATTAGGTATAGGTTTTACTTGGACGAAAACACCGGAGGAGCATCGCGAAGCGCTTGCGAAAGCCTGGCGGATTGTAAAAGAAGAGCTAAATGATGAAACAACAGATGTTTTAGTTCTGGATGAGTTGAATAATGCGTTAGCCATTACACGTTTTCCAATCGATGATGTATTGCCATTACAAGAGGTGTTAGCGGCCATACAAAACCGTCCTAAAACAATGCACCTTGTCATCACAGGCCGTTCTGCACATCCATCTCTACTCGCTATAGCTGATTTAGTGTCAACGATTGATGCCACAAAACATTATTATGCTGATCAGGATGTCAAAGCGATGAAGGGGCTTGAGTTTTAA
- a CDS encoding nitroreductase, whose translation MLDALKKRRAIRQFETREVERDKIETLLEAATYAPNDRMREPWHFYVLQGDSLKRYEQVALDYLQNRFPTKPHLVESSMEAVTKTPLIIVVTSAIVDGDEGATKDNTFAVSSAIMSMWLMAEQLGLGMVWRTRGVGLVHDTALHDFIGASDGEQLVGTLCIGYPAEEFTSAKKRTPFAEKTTWL comes from the coding sequence ATGTTAGATGCATTAAAAAAACGCCGTGCGATTCGCCAATTTGAAACGCGCGAAGTGGAACGTGACAAAATTGAGACATTATTAGAAGCAGCAACGTATGCACCAAATGACCGTATGCGTGAGCCATGGCATTTCTATGTATTACAGGGCGACAGCTTAAAACGTTATGAGCAGGTGGCGCTTGATTATTTACAAAACCGTTTCCCAACAAAACCACATTTAGTGGAAAGCTCAATGGAAGCTGTCACAAAGACACCGCTTATCATTGTGGTGACATCTGCCATTGTCGATGGAGATGAAGGTGCAACCAAAGATAATACCTTTGCAGTCAGCAGTGCGATTATGTCGATGTGGTTAATGGCAGAACAGCTGGGTTTAGGCATGGTATGGCGTACACGCGGTGTAGGCTTAGTGCATGATACAGCATTACATGATTTTATTGGCGCATCGGATGGGGAGCAATTAGTAGGGACGTTATGCATTGGTTACCCTGCAGAAGAATTCACTTCCGCGAAAAAGCGTACACCATTTGCAGAAAAAACAACTTGGCTATAA